GACCTGGGTCCGCGGGGCGGCTGAAACGCGAGATGCCTCCGACCTGATGCAGGATTCTTCGGTGTTCGCGCAGGTGGGGAGGGACGGGAACCCAGTCCGGCCAGGGGGCGATGATCGCACTGGCCTGCCGGTAACCGAGCTGGTGCGGGCCGTCGAATCGTTCCCCCGGCATAGCGAGGGTGACCACAGGAACGCCCATGAGCCGGGCGAGAAGCGCCACCTCGACGGAGACGTCGACGTAGAAGGCGTCCGGGCGGTGTTCGTCGATCCAGGCGGCGATCATCGCCATCCGCTGCGTGAGCCCCGCATGGTGGTGCGGCGCGTAGTGCAGGGTCCCGTTGGCGGTGGGGTCCGTGACGGGGAAATCCGACGCGTCCTCGGGGAGCACGACGTCGGCGGCGGGGGCGGTCGAGAGCAGCTGCGCGTCGCCGTCGAGGTGCGCCATGATCGTCCGGCAGCGCTGGATGTGCCCGCTGCCGTGGTGGTGCGCGTAGAAGCCGATCATCGGGCGGGAACCTCGCTGTAGAGCCCGACATACCTCCGGGCGACCTCGGTCAGGCTGTGGTGCCGGATGACCCACTCGCGGA
This sequence is a window from Corynebacterium comes. Protein-coding genes within it:
- a CDS encoding glycosyltransferase translates to MIGFYAHHHGSGHIQRCRTIMAHLDGDAQLLSTAPAADVVLPEDASDFPVTDPTANGTLHYAPHHHAGLTQRMAMIAAWIDEHRPDAFYVDVSVEVALLARLMGVPVVTLAMPGERFDGPHQLGYRQASAIIAPWPDWVPVPPHLREHRRILHQVGGISRFSRPADPGPDCDVVVLSGRGGTGWTEAQWDQVRSACPDRDFLFLGADTFVDDPMPYLSSANVVVTAAGQNSVADIAVAGAKSIVLPQARPFAEQHATAALLAAAELALVAETFPEAGEWPALLERAEALDSTWLRWQTAGAAVRAAHVIRKVAGL